The Sorangiineae bacterium MSr11367 genome window below encodes:
- a CDS encoding protein kinase, producing MGIVYRAFDRATERAVALKVLRKTDATAVRRFATEADALGKLDHADIVRYLAHGVAEDGSPYLAIEWIEGENLHARLGRASERQERLPLDDVLELGQRLASALAAAHAVGIVHRDVKPSNILLVGGNLRRPKLADFGIVRASTAEHVTTAGTVLGTVGYMAPEQARGEERLDGRADLFSLGCVLFRCLTNRDAFGGPDPVAVLSLLLTQHPQRLGDVRPDVPPELDALVMQLLSKDRERRPSSAAEVERILARIAQGLLGETLTSHRLVYVSPNSVKEPVVKGAEPAPKTRAQRPVWMRAAIAVAVVGATIGVAFRPWRQAPAPPAQAAPAPAPTALTAFPAAPSCNARAVAAYQQGLQALHEGRWDRSARDFDLAAQADPGCPQALLRRFLISREQLVPISTRREYLRNVLRLRDALSERDRLVLDAFAMVVTEDVPRREEAVRLLDEGVRRFPMDAELLFRAAGERMNVARGREDFEAALALVRRAAELDPTYSDAWQTQARLLEHLGRDGEVVGALQQCVAMSPGSVDCMKDRVFALSREGKCDEAVALARRRSSWDPEEPTAYRSLAEALASTQAPKEAIEEVLQQRYGRLPDDAREGERLLDRAQLEAWLGQFDAALASTERLERHLANSASRESHWARAMLAAESLFEMGDTARASQVAEQALLRKDAWTPDQTIAVSVAPTEAWLLGAAFRGGRRTLAQWRDAARAWEHANASSLNAFERWALSGGALGNAPSIEPREAARHFHVAWHVGVLDAYAGHIYLQAGDPARALPLLESGTRACQSIEYPFLNVRAHLWLGMAKEKLGESAAACTAYRFVVDRWGHATPRSVTALEAGRRMHALACKS from the coding sequence ATGGGGATCGTCTACCGCGCCTTCGATCGCGCAACCGAGCGTGCGGTCGCGCTCAAGGTGTTGCGCAAAACCGATGCAACGGCCGTCCGACGGTTCGCCACCGAGGCCGACGCACTGGGCAAGCTGGATCACGCGGACATCGTGCGTTACCTCGCGCACGGCGTCGCCGAGGATGGCTCGCCCTACCTGGCCATCGAATGGATCGAGGGCGAAAACCTTCATGCGCGACTCGGGCGCGCAAGCGAGCGGCAGGAGCGGCTCCCTCTGGACGACGTGCTCGAGCTGGGCCAGCGCCTCGCCAGCGCACTCGCCGCCGCGCATGCCGTCGGCATCGTTCATCGTGACGTCAAGCCGAGCAACATCTTGCTCGTCGGTGGCAACCTGCGGAGGCCCAAGCTCGCCGACTTCGGCATCGTGCGTGCGTCGACCGCAGAACACGTCACCACGGCGGGAACCGTGCTCGGAACCGTGGGCTACATGGCCCCCGAGCAAGCACGCGGGGAGGAGCGGCTCGACGGGCGCGCGGACCTTTTCTCGCTGGGTTGCGTGCTCTTTCGCTGCCTCACCAACCGCGACGCCTTCGGTGGACCCGATCCCGTCGCGGTGCTTTCGCTGCTGCTCACGCAGCATCCGCAGAGGCTGGGTGACGTTCGCCCGGACGTGCCGCCCGAGCTCGATGCGCTGGTGATGCAGCTGCTCTCCAAGGACCGCGAGAGGCGGCCTTCGTCCGCCGCCGAGGTGGAACGGATCCTGGCCCGCATCGCCCAAGGCCTCCTCGGGGAAACGCTGACGTCGCACCGGCTCGTGTACGTATCCCCCAACTCGGTCAAGGAGCCCGTCGTCAAGGGTGCGGAGCCGGCGCCGAAAACGCGCGCGCAGCGACCGGTGTGGATGCGCGCGGCCATCGCGGTGGCCGTGGTGGGCGCGACCATCGGGGTCGCGTTTCGCCCGTGGCGGCAGGCCCCCGCGCCGCCCGCGCAGGCCGCCCCTGCACCGGCGCCCACGGCGCTCACGGCGTTTCCTGCGGCACCTTCGTGCAACGCGCGCGCGGTGGCGGCGTACCAACAGGGCCTGCAGGCGCTGCACGAAGGCCGATGGGACCGTTCCGCCCGCGATTTCGACCTCGCGGCGCAAGCCGATCCCGGGTGCCCGCAGGCGCTCCTGCGCCGATTTCTCATCAGCCGCGAGCAGCTCGTGCCCATCTCGACCCGGCGCGAGTACCTGCGGAACGTCCTGCGACTGCGCGATGCCTTGAGCGAGCGCGATCGCTTGGTGCTCGACGCCTTCGCGATGGTCGTCACCGAGGACGTGCCTCGCCGGGAAGAGGCGGTGCGGCTGCTCGACGAAGGCGTGCGCCGCTTCCCCATGGACGCGGAGCTGCTCTTTCGCGCCGCGGGCGAGCGCATGAACGTCGCCAGAGGCCGGGAAGACTTCGAAGCCGCGCTCGCGCTCGTCCGGCGGGCGGCGGAGCTGGATCCCACGTATTCCGACGCATGGCAAACGCAGGCGCGCCTTCTCGAGCACCTGGGACGCGACGGCGAGGTGGTCGGAGCGCTGCAGCAATGCGTGGCCATGTCGCCGGGCTCCGTCGATTGCATGAAAGACCGCGTCTTCGCCTTGAGCCGCGAAGGAAAGTGCGACGAGGCGGTGGCCCTCGCCCGGCGTCGCTCGTCGTGGGATCCCGAAGAGCCGACCGCCTACCGCAGCCTCGCCGAAGCGCTCGCCTCCACGCAGGCACCGAAGGAGGCCATCGAAGAAGTGCTGCAGCAGCGCTACGGCCGCTTGCCGGACGACGCGCGCGAAGGCGAGCGTCTCTTGGACCGCGCGCAGTTGGAGGCTTGGCTCGGGCAATTCGACGCGGCACTCGCCAGCACCGAGCGGCTCGAGCGGCACCTCGCGAACTCCGCATCGCGCGAGTCGCATTGGGCCAGGGCAATGCTCGCTGCGGAGTCCCTGTTCGAAATGGGGGATACGGCACGCGCCTCGCAAGTCGCGGAGCAGGCGTTGCTCCGCAAAGACGCGTGGACGCCGGATCAGACCATCGCGGTGTCGGTCGCACCGACGGAGGCGTGGCTGCTCGGGGCGGCATTCCGCGGCGGACGCCGCACGCTGGCGCAGTGGCGCGACGCGGCGCGCGCATGGGAACACGCGAACGCGAGCTCGCTCAATGCATTCGAGCGATGGGCCCTCAGCGGGGGCGCCTTGGGCAACGCCCCTTCGATCGAGCCGCGGGAGGCCGCGCGGCACTTCCACGTGGCGTGGCACGTCGGGGTGCTGGACGCCTACGCGGGCCACATTTACCTGCAGGCGGGAGACCCGGCCCGGGCGCTGCCCTTGCTGGAGAGCGGGACCCGCGCCTGCCAGAGCATCGAATACCCCTTCCTGAATGTGCGCGCGCACCTCTGGCTGGGCATGGCCAAGGAGAAGCTCGGCGAATCCGCCGCGGCCTGCACCGCCTACCGTTTCGTCGTCGATCGATGGGGGCATGCGACGCCGCGCTCCGTGACCGCCCTCGAGGCCGGGCGGCGGATGCACGCACTCGCTTGCAAGTCCTAG
- a CDS encoding class I SAM-dependent methyltransferase: MTGKLRDIEASYSHIAGSYAEHFFDELRHKPFDRALLDVFADQVRPRSDGMGGPVLDVGCGPGQSARALRERGIDVTGLDLAPEMIAEAKRRLPDIPFRVGSMLALDDAPASYAGLVAFYAIVHFNREELTQACREFFRVLRPSGLALASFHLGNEVVHRNELFGKPVNLDFVCFERATVEGAFVAAGFRIEAYLERAPHTEIEHPTQRGYILARKPYSAG, translated from the coding sequence ATGACCGGCAAACTGCGGGACATCGAGGCGAGCTACAGTCACATTGCAGGATCGTACGCGGAGCACTTCTTCGACGAGCTTCGGCACAAGCCGTTCGACCGTGCGCTGCTCGACGTCTTTGCCGATCAAGTGCGCCCACGAAGCGATGGGATGGGCGGGCCGGTGCTCGACGTGGGTTGCGGACCGGGGCAAAGCGCGCGCGCCCTTCGTGAGCGCGGCATCGACGTGACCGGCCTCGATCTCGCACCAGAGATGATCGCCGAGGCGAAACGGCGATTGCCGGATATCCCCTTTCGCGTGGGCTCGATGCTCGCGCTCGACGACGCTCCGGCTTCGTACGCGGGCCTCGTCGCGTTCTACGCCATCGTGCACTTCAACCGCGAGGAGCTCACCCAGGCGTGCCGCGAATTCTTCCGTGTGCTGCGCCCCTCGGGGCTCGCCCTCGCCTCCTTTCACTTGGGCAACGAAGTCGTGCACCGCAACGAGCTATTCGGCAAACCCGTGAATTTGGACTTCGTATGCTTCGAGCGCGCCACCGTCGAGGGAGCCTTCGTGGCCGCGGGATTTCGCATCGAAGCGTACCTCGAGCGCGCCCCGCACACCGAGATCGAGCACCCCACGCAGCGTGGCTATATCTTGGCACGTAAGCCGTATTCGGCCGGCTGA
- a CDS encoding SulP family inorganic anion transporter, with translation MEPKSHTSSRTYSQDLLASVVVFLVALPLCMGIAIASGAPPAAGLMTGIIGGLVVGVIQGSPLQVSGPAAGLTVIVWQLIQHHGLGALGIMVLLAGAIQAAAALVKGGRWFRAVPPSVIHGMLAGIGVLIFAGQFHVMVDDKPKSSGLLNLVSIPMAVWKAIFPEENIHHQQAALVGVVSIATLLLWTRVPARLRLVPGPLVGVVVGTVVANVFGFSIAHVNVPSDLTASISLPTSDSLHLLTNPAVWGTAVALAVVASAETLLCAGAVDRMHTGPRTNYNRELFAQGVGNMLCGLVGALPMTGVIVRSSANVQAGARSRLSAFLHGAWILVLVMALPQVLRLVPVASLAAILVFTGYKLVDVKMMKELSKFGKSEVAIYAVTVLAIVATDLLKGVMVGLGLAIAKLLYRMSRMEIHLEDIPEQARAILRLRGTATFFRLADIAETVDRVPPGRELHIHFDELDHVDHATLEFLTNWEKQHRTQGGSVVVDWHALEQRYHSYRRNHGKAPHRAESDDMPKEGDPLAGAA, from the coding sequence ATGGAACCGAAATCCCATACCAGCAGTCGTACCTACTCCCAGGACCTCCTAGCGTCCGTCGTCGTCTTCCTGGTGGCACTTCCGCTGTGCATGGGAATCGCCATCGCATCCGGCGCGCCGCCCGCTGCGGGTCTGATGACCGGCATCATCGGCGGGCTCGTGGTCGGCGTCATCCAAGGCTCTCCTCTGCAGGTCAGCGGTCCTGCGGCGGGGTTGACCGTCATCGTCTGGCAGCTCATTCAACACCATGGCCTCGGCGCGCTGGGCATCATGGTGCTCCTCGCGGGCGCCATCCAAGCCGCGGCCGCACTCGTCAAGGGCGGCCGCTGGTTCCGCGCGGTTCCGCCGTCGGTCATCCACGGCATGCTCGCGGGCATCGGCGTGCTGATCTTCGCCGGTCAGTTCCACGTCATGGTGGACGACAAGCCGAAGAGCAGCGGCTTGTTGAACCTCGTCAGCATTCCGATGGCGGTGTGGAAGGCGATCTTCCCCGAGGAAAACATCCATCACCAGCAGGCGGCCTTGGTCGGCGTGGTCAGCATCGCGACCCTGTTGCTCTGGACGCGCGTACCGGCGCGTTTGCGCTTGGTGCCCGGCCCCCTCGTCGGGGTCGTCGTGGGAACGGTCGTGGCCAACGTCTTCGGCTTCTCGATCGCCCACGTCAACGTGCCGAGTGACCTCACCGCGTCCATCTCGCTACCGACGTCGGACTCGTTGCACTTGCTGACAAACCCGGCGGTGTGGGGCACGGCGGTGGCCTTGGCGGTCGTCGCCAGCGCCGAGACCTTGCTCTGCGCCGGCGCGGTCGACCGCATGCACACCGGACCGCGCACGAACTACAACCGCGAGCTGTTCGCGCAGGGCGTGGGCAACATGCTCTGCGGCCTCGTCGGCGCGCTGCCCATGACGGGCGTCATCGTCCGCTCGTCGGCCAACGTCCAAGCCGGTGCACGCAGCCGTCTCTCCGCCTTTCTGCACGGCGCGTGGATCCTCGTGCTCGTCATGGCGCTGCCCCAGGTGTTGCGCCTCGTGCCGGTCGCCAGCTTGGCGGCGATCCTGGTCTTCACCGGCTACAAGCTGGTCGACGTCAAGATGATGAAGGAGCTCTCCAAGTTCGGAAAGAGCGAGGTGGCCATCTACGCCGTCACGGTCCTGGCCATCGTCGCCACGGACTTGCTCAAGGGCGTCATGGTGGGCCTCGGCCTGGCCATCGCCAAGCTCCTCTACCGCATGTCCCGCATGGAGATTCACCTCGAGGACATCCCCGAGCAGGCTCGGGCCATCCTCCGTCTCCGTGGAACGGCCACGTTCTTCCGGCTGGCCGACATCGCCGAAACGGTGGACCGCGTTCCGCCGGGCCGGGAGCTGCACATCCACTTCGACGAACTCGACCACGTCGATCATGCGACCTTGGAGTTCCTCACCAACTGGGAGAAGCAGCACCGCACCCAGGGCGGC
- a CDS encoding matrixin family metalloprotease, whose amino-acid sequence MTGREPGDPSSTNRCDGWNEQTRKACCPYGKPLFWKNACVGYSLQRASSRQISLNDAERVFAKAFQTWTSVSCGSGSSSRVSLDMRYLGPVECGEVRYNSEGPNQNVIVFRDSTWPHRDPTNTLALTTVRYDADSGEIFGSDMEINAAQPSPLSATDNLPPGALDLLSIATHEAGHFIGFAHSIDTEATMYASYRALTMRDLAPDDTTGICAVYPPDHTRPTADGTIPADTCDPTPRHGYVSTCEDTTSVEGGGGCAVAPANTWKNSSPGSSNEPWRWPSPFPVLLTASGLVLLRRLRGQLRPR is encoded by the coding sequence ATGACCGGACGCGAACCCGGGGACCCGTCCTCGACGAACCGGTGCGACGGTTGGAACGAGCAGACGCGGAAGGCCTGCTGTCCCTACGGCAAGCCGCTCTTCTGGAAAAACGCGTGCGTCGGCTACAGCTTGCAGCGCGCCTCCAGCCGGCAAATCTCGTTGAACGATGCCGAGCGGGTGTTCGCCAAGGCATTTCAAACGTGGACGAGCGTCTCCTGCGGGAGCGGCAGCTCCTCGCGGGTCAGCCTCGACATGCGCTACCTCGGACCCGTCGAATGCGGCGAGGTCCGATACAACAGCGAAGGGCCCAACCAGAACGTCATCGTGTTCCGCGACTCGACGTGGCCGCACCGCGATCCCACCAACACGCTGGCCCTGACCACCGTGCGCTACGACGCCGACAGCGGCGAGATCTTCGGCTCGGACATGGAGATCAATGCCGCCCAACCGAGCCCGCTTTCCGCCACCGACAACCTTCCGCCCGGCGCACTCGATCTTCTCAGCATCGCCACGCACGAGGCGGGTCACTTCATCGGCTTCGCGCACTCGATCGACACCGAAGCCACGATGTACGCGTCGTACCGAGCCCTCACCATGCGGGATCTGGCACCCGACGACACGACGGGCATATGCGCCGTGTACCCACCGGATCACACGCGCCCTACGGCCGACGGAACGATCCCGGCCGATACATGCGATCCCACCCCGCGGCACGGATACGTCAGCACCTGCGAGGACACGACCTCCGTCGAAGGCGGCGGCGGATGCGCGGTCGCGCCCGCGAACACGTGGAAAAACAGCTCCCCCGGCTCGTCGAACGAGCCATGGCGGTGGCCGTCTCCCTTCCCCGTGTTGCTCACGGCATCGGGCCTCGTTCTGTTGCGGCGGCTCCGCGGTCAATTGCGCCCACGTTGA
- a CDS encoding FAD-dependent oxidoreductase, whose product MPRTRLFQQIQRALRASRPSEPQTARPASYVLGRRQLLRGLGLSAGALALSSAFAACRGRTHTTHGPHVVVVGAGLAGLTAAYRLAQRGRSVDIYEANHRTGGRVYTLHNHFATKVELGGEFIDTQHFAIRKLVGELGLNLVDREAAAAQLDDERYLLGGERWSGARVREMFGPITQRIEADRVAHGAGAASYASNNPVHRELDHLSISEWCHRNGFDGPARTLLELSCLSEFGCEPSEQSYLNLLYEMSGNDLADGERFVVKEGSDAIARRLEERLPNKVHLEHRLQSVRLRADGRLDAIFDANGRTTHVSADEIVLAIPFTQLRKCDLDGLPISMPQRRAIETARYGTNSKVVVGMSSRPWVADGASGDSLSDDVYHLSYDASQGFPTQGAAMVSFTGGHLGLAVGERDVRSRAEHFVTHLERAFPGSRAAYDGKAVRMVWGTARHFEGSYMCYAPGDWTGFAGAERLQAGNVHFAGEHTGSAQGYMEGAVDSGERAAAEILRARA is encoded by the coding sequence ATGCCGCGGACACGCCTTTTTCAGCAGATCCAACGAGCCCTTCGAGCCTCCCGCCCCTCCGAGCCGCAGACTGCCCGCCCGGCGTCCTACGTGCTCGGCCGCCGCCAGCTGCTGCGCGGGCTCGGCCTCTCCGCGGGGGCCTTGGCACTTTCTTCCGCGTTTGCCGCGTGCCGAGGCCGCACGCACACCACGCACGGACCGCACGTCGTCGTGGTGGGAGCGGGCCTGGCCGGCCTCACTGCCGCCTACCGCCTCGCCCAGCGCGGGCGGTCGGTGGATATCTACGAGGCCAACCACCGCACCGGCGGGCGCGTGTACACCCTGCACAACCACTTCGCCACCAAAGTGGAATTGGGCGGCGAGTTCATCGACACCCAACATTTCGCCATTCGAAAGCTCGTGGGCGAACTCGGATTGAACCTCGTCGACCGTGAGGCCGCCGCGGCCCAGCTCGACGACGAGCGCTATTTGCTTGGCGGCGAACGCTGGTCCGGGGCCCGCGTTCGAGAGATGTTCGGCCCCATCACCCAACGGATCGAGGCGGACCGCGTGGCGCATGGCGCCGGAGCGGCGTCGTATGCCTCGAACAATCCGGTGCACCGCGAGTTGGATCACTTGAGCATCTCCGAATGGTGCCACCGCAACGGCTTCGACGGCCCCGCCCGCACCCTGCTCGAACTCTCCTGCCTCTCCGAATTCGGCTGCGAGCCCTCGGAACAGAGTTACCTCAATTTGCTTTACGAAATGTCCGGCAACGATCTCGCCGACGGCGAACGATTCGTGGTCAAAGAAGGCAGCGACGCCATCGCCAGACGCCTCGAAGAGCGGCTCCCGAACAAGGTCCACCTCGAACACCGGCTGCAGAGCGTGCGCTTGCGCGCCGACGGCCGCCTCGACGCCATCTTCGACGCGAATGGGCGAACCACCCACGTCTCCGCCGACGAAATCGTGCTGGCCATTCCCTTCACCCAACTTCGCAAATGCGATCTCGACGGCCTCCCCATCTCGATGCCACAACGGCGCGCCATCGAGACGGCGCGTTATGGCACCAACAGCAAAGTCGTCGTGGGCATGTCGTCGCGCCCCTGGGTTGCCGATGGCGCCAGCGGCGACTCCCTCTCCGACGACGTCTACCATCTCAGCTACGACGCCTCGCAGGGCTTTCCCACCCAAGGCGCCGCGATGGTCTCGTTCACCGGTGGCCATCTCGGTCTTGCCGTGGGCGAGCGCGACGTACGCTCTCGGGCGGAGCACTTCGTCACGCACCTCGAACGCGCTTTTCCGGGCAGCCGCGCGGCCTACGACGGAAAAGCCGTGCGCATGGTATGGGGCACGGCGCGCCACTTCGAGGGAAGCTACATGTGTTACGCCCCCGGCGACTGGACCGGATTTGCCGGTGCGGAACGACTCCAGGCAGGCAATGTGCACTTCGCCGGCGAACACACCGGGAGCGCGCAAGGCTACATGGAAGGCGCGGTCGATTCCGGCGAACGCGCCGCGGCCGAGATTCTGCGCGCCAGAGCGTGA
- a CDS encoding SDR family oxidoreductase, with protein sequence MVTIVNYVGMDESMDIPNQYGKLAVVTGANSGIGLETARRLAGAGAEVVLAVRDLAKGRVAAEAISAEHPAAVLHVAQLDLASLASVEAFADDWLARGRPIDILVNNAGIMAVPRRRVTSDGFELQLGTNYLGHFALTARLLPLLCAAKGARVVTLSSLTHRYGKIAFDDSQSERCYSAGRAYAQSKLATLMFADELQRRSTHAGWGITSLSAHPGATRTNLQITGPNFGTARTRPSPGMRVMMQIMPWQDPPQGAMPTLYAATAPQARGGEYYGPSGFAELTGNPATAKKSRRALDESAASRLWSESTRLTGVDFAA encoded by the coding sequence ATGGTAACGATTGTCAATTATGTGGGCATGGACGAATCGATGGATATTCCGAATCAATACGGAAAGCTGGCCGTGGTAACCGGGGCGAACAGTGGAATCGGTTTGGAAACGGCGCGCCGTTTGGCGGGCGCTGGGGCGGAGGTCGTCCTCGCCGTGCGGGATCTGGCCAAGGGGCGGGTGGCGGCGGAGGCTATTTCAGCCGAGCACCCCGCGGCGGTGCTGCACGTCGCGCAGCTGGATCTTGCGAGCCTTGCGTCGGTGGAGGCCTTTGCCGACGATTGGCTCGCACGGGGGCGGCCGATCGACATTTTGGTCAACAATGCGGGCATCATGGCGGTGCCTCGTCGGAGGGTGACGTCCGATGGCTTCGAGCTGCAACTGGGCACGAATTACCTGGGGCATTTTGCGCTCACGGCGCGTCTGCTTCCCTTGCTCTGCGCCGCGAAAGGGGCGCGCGTGGTCACATTGAGCAGTTTGACGCATCGCTATGGGAAGATTGCCTTCGACGATTCGCAGTCGGAGCGCTGCTACAGCGCGGGCCGGGCCTACGCGCAGTCCAAGCTCGCGACGCTCATGTTCGCGGACGAGTTGCAGCGGCGGAGCACCCACGCCGGATGGGGCATCACGAGCCTGTCGGCGCATCCTGGCGCCACGCGAACGAATTTGCAGATCACCGGGCCGAATTTCGGGACGGCTCGCACCCGCCCGAGCCCGGGCATGCGCGTCATGATGCAAATCATGCCGTGGCAGGATCCACCACAAGGCGCCATGCCCACGCTTTACGCCGCCACGGCCCCCCAGGCGCGCGGCGGCGAGTACTACGGCCCGAGCGGCTTTGCAGAGCTGACCGGCAACCCCGCCACAGCGAAGAAATCCCGCCGCGCCCTGGACGAATCCGCCGCCTCGCGCCTGTGGTCCGAGTCCACGCGCCTTACCGGAGTTGATTTCGCCGCCTGA
- a CDS encoding carbonic anhydrase, which yields MQKLIQGIHEFQRSIFRPQRELFEKLATGQNPETLFITCSDSRINPNLITQTQPGELFIIRNAGNIVPPHSMHVGGEAATIEYAIAALKVKDIIICGHTRCGAMKAVVRPEEVTELPRVASWLAHAAATQQIIREHYRHLEGEARITATVQENVLVQLEHLRTQPMVAAGIAGGTLRLHGWVYKIETGEVYAFDPEQRQFLPVAEARLPAAPTPVTHFQSI from the coding sequence ATGCAAAAGCTGATTCAAGGGATTCACGAGTTTCAACGCAGCATTTTTCGCCCGCAGCGAGAATTGTTCGAGAAGCTGGCGACCGGTCAGAACCCGGAGACGCTCTTCATCACCTGCTCGGACTCGCGCATCAATCCCAACCTCATCACGCAGACGCAGCCGGGCGAATTGTTCATCATTCGAAACGCCGGAAACATCGTTCCGCCGCACAGCATGCACGTCGGTGGTGAGGCGGCCACCATCGAGTACGCGATTGCCGCGCTCAAGGTGAAGGATATCATCATCTGCGGCCATACGCGTTGTGGGGCCATGAAAGCCGTCGTGCGCCCGGAGGAAGTCACGGAGCTCCCGCGCGTGGCCAGCTGGTTGGCGCATGCGGCGGCGACGCAGCAAATCATCCGCGAACATTACCGGCACCTCGAAGGAGAGGCGCGCATCACGGCGACCGTTCAAGAGAACGTGCTCGTGCAGCTCGAACATTTGCGGACGCAGCCGATGGTTGCAGCAGGCATCGCCGGAGGAACGCTTCGTCTGCACGGCTGGGTCTACAAGATCGAGACCGGCGAAGTGTACGCATTCGATCCGGAGCAACGGCAATTCTTGCCCGTCGCGGAGGCGCGTCTGCCGGCCGCTCCCACCCCCGTAACCCACTTCCAATCTATCTGA